The DNA region CGATCCGGCCCGACTCGGGGTAGAAGGTCGACAGCGCGCCGACGGAGGCCATCAGCATCCCCATCGGGTGGGCGTCGTAGCGGAAGCCCTGCATGAAGGTCTTCACGTTCTCGTGGACGAACGTGTGGTACGTGATCTCGTGCACCCACGCGTCGTACTCCGCCTTGCTCGGCAGCGAGCCGTGGATCAGCAGGTAGGCGACCTCGAGGAAGTTCGAGCTCTCCGCCAGCTGCTCGATCGGGTACCCCCGGTACTCCAGGATGCCCTTCTCCCCGTCGATGAAGGTGACGGAGCTGCGGCAGGAGGCGGTGTTGACGAAACCGGGGTCGTACGTCGCGAGGCCGGGGAGGTCGTCGGCCGTCTTGATCTGCCCCAGGTCAGCCGCACGGATGGTGCCGTCGGTGATCGGGATCTCGTACTCCGTGCCGGTGCGGTTGTCGCGAACGGTGAGAGAGTCAGTCACGCCTTTCACCGTAGACCTCCGCCTGCACGAGCGTGAAGGTGGTGTCCCGTTCCGCGACCAGAACGGGGGCGCGGCGCGGTGCAGCGGTTAGACTCGCTGACCCGCACGAGGGGTATGGGGACCCCTGCCTGGGGCGTGCGGAGACGCGTGGCGACGCGCGGGACAGAGGTGCGTGATGGGACAGCGGAGCGGGACGACGTCGGGTGCTGCACCCCCACCGCCCGTCCGTACGGCGCCCCGCGGGCGACGAGAGCTCGTCGGCCTCGCTGTGGGGCTGGTCCTGGTCCTCGCGGCCGCCCTCTTCGGCATCTGGACCCGGGCCTCGGACTCGCTGGCCTCGTTCTGGCCGGCGAACGCGCTGCTGCTCGGTGCCCTGGTGCGCTGGCCCGGGCTGCGGGTCACCTCGGTGTGGGTGGGGGCGGCGGCCGGGCTGCTCGTCGCCGACCTGCTCACCGGGTCGGGGCTGCTGCTCACCCTGGGGCTGAGCGCCGCGAACCTCGCCGGCGTGGTCGCCGGCGTGCTGTTGGTCCGGCGCTGGTCGCCGTCGACCCGTCGGCTCGAGCACCCCCGCGCGGTGCTGGAGCTGATCGTGGTCTGCGCCGCCGCGGCGCTGGCGGCGGCGGTGGTCGGGGCCTCGGTGGGGGTGCTGCTGCTCGACCTGTCGCCCTGGTCGGCCGTGCAGACCTGGTTCTCCGCCGAGTTCGCCACCTACCTGGCGATCCTCCCGGTCGTGCTCACCGTCCCGGCCGGCGACGTGTCCTCCGCCCCGGGCCGGGGCGGACGCTCGGGATGGGGAGCGCTCTTCGGGCCGGTGCTGGTCCTGGTGCCGGTGCTCGCCGCCGGCATCGCGGTCGGCGGTCCGGGAGCGTTGGCGTTCAGCGTCCCGGTGCTGCTGTGGAGTGCGTTGCGCGGCGATGTCTTCGTGACGTCCGTGCTGATCCTGCTGACCACCGAGTGGAACCTGATGGCGTTGAGCAGCGGCCTGCTCGACGTGGGGATGGGCTCGGCCGGGACCACGGCGAAGGTCTCGCTGCAGCTCGGGGTGGCGCTGACCTCGATGGGCCCCCTGATGGTGGCGGCCGCGACGCGGGCCCGCGAGGACCTGCTGCGCAGCATCCGGGTGCTCGCCGAGCACGACGAGCTGACCGGGGTGCGCAACCGGCGTGGCTTCGTCAGCACGGCCGAGGTCGCCCTCGCCGCCGCTCACGCCGAGGGTCTCCCGGCGGCGCTGCTGATGGTCGACCTCGACGAGTTCAAGGCGGTCAACGACCGGTTCGGCCACGATGCCGGCGACGCCCTGCTGCGCAGCGTCGGCGTCGCCCTGGCCGACGTCACCACCTCCGAGGACCTGGTCGGCCGGCTGGGCGGTGAGGAGTTCGCGGTTTTGGTCAGCGGGGCGCGGGCCGCCCGGGCGGACCAGCTGGCGCACCGGGTGCTCGACGCGCTGCGCGGCATCGACGCGGGGCCGGCGGGTGCGGTGACCGCGAGCATCGGGGTGGCGCTCGCCGGACCGGACGGGCCGCCGTCGCTCTCGACCCTGCTGGTCGAGGCCGACCGGCGGCTCTACCGGGCGAAGCGGGACGGCCGCAACCGGGTCGAGGCCGGTGGGTGAGGGGCGCGCGGTCGCCCCGTGGGCCCGGCGGCCGGGCGCTCGGCACGGGGCGCGGTCACCGTTTTGACCCGTCGACGCGGCGAACCGTACTCTTGGTGGTCGCGTCCTCTGCCGTCCCGTGCTCGATCACGGGGCAGTCCCGGATCGCCGGTCACAACGTCGAGAGGCGTGGTGCGGTGGGCCGGGCCGCGTTCGTCAGAGGACGTCGCCCGAACGGTCGGGATCGTGAGATCCGGCCGGGAGGACCCCGCACGGGAATCCCCGTACGGGCCACGAACGAACAGAGAGTGAACGCAGCATGCGTACCTACGCTCCCAAGCCCGGCGACATCGAGCGCGCCTGGCTCGTGATCGACGCGACCGACGTCGTGCTCGGCCGGCTGGCCACCACCACCGCCAACCTGCTGCGCGGCAAGCACAAGCCGATCTTCGCGCCCAACACCGACACCGGCGACTACGTGATCGTGGTCAACGCCGACAAGGTGGCGCTGAGCGGCACCAAGCGCACCGACAAGATGGTCTACCGCCACTCGGGCTTCCCGGGCGGTCTGACCACCACCCCGATCGGTGAGATCCTCGACAAGGACGCGCGCAAGGCCATCGAGAAGGCCGTCTGGGGCATGCTCCCCAAGAACCGCCTCGGTCGCCAGATGATCAAGAAGCTGAAGGTCTACAACGGCCCGGCCCACCCCCACCAGGCCCAGAAGGCCGTTCCGTACGAGATCACCAAGATCTCCCAGTGACTCGTTGACCGAAGCTAGGAACAAAGGACTCATCGTGGCTGAAACCACCAACACCGAGGTCGAGGAGACCTACGACGTCAACGAGCAGGGCGTCGCCTTCACCAGCGAGAGCGCCGCGTCGGCCGATGTCGACGCTCGTCCCGCGACGATCGCCCCCGCGGCTGCCACCGGCCGTCGCAAGGAGGCCGTGGCCCGCGTCCGCATCGTGCCGGGCACCGGCCAGTGGACCGTCAACGGTCGCACCCTCGACTCGTACTTCCCGAACAAGCTGCACCAGCAGGTCGTCAACGAGCCGTTCGTGGCCATCGGCCTCGAGGGCCGCTTCGACGTCATCGCCCGGATCCACGGCGGCGGCATCACCGGCCAGGCCGGCGCGCTGCGCCTGGGTGTCGCCCGCGCGCTGAACGCGGTCGACATCGACGCCAACCGCCCGGCGCTGAAGAAGGCCGGTCTGCTCACCCGCGACGCGCGGGTCATCGAGCGCAAGAAGGCCGGTCTCAAGAAGGCCCGCAAGGCGCCCCAGTACTCCAAGCGCTGATCCTGCGCTCCGTGTCGGGCCCGTCGCCTTGCGACGCACCCCGGCACGGAACGCAGCACGCCACTCCGGCGTCAGCAACGGGACCACGCACCGCCTCGCGGTCGTGGTCCCGTTCTGCGTTCCACCCGACCGACGCGTCCGACCCGACCGTCGGACCCGACCGTCCGCGAAACCAGGGAGTCACGTGAGCATCTTCGGCACCGACGGAGTCCGTGGCCTGGCCAACGGCCAGCTGACCGCCGACCTCGCGCTCGGACTCGGCGTCGCCGCCGCCCGGGTGCTGGTGGCCCACACCGACGAGCGACCGACGCCGGCCGGGCGGACCCGTCCGCTCGCCGTGGTCGGCCGCGACACCCGCGTCTCCGGGCAGTTCCTCGAGCACGCCATCGTCGCGGGACTGGCCTCCGCCGGGGTCGACGTACTCCGTCTCCGGGTGCTGCCGACGCCGGGCGTCGCCTTCCTGACCGACCGGCTCCGCGCCGACCTGGGCGTGATGATCAGCGCCTCGCACAACCCGATGCCCGACAACGGCATCAAGTTCCTCGCCCGCGGCGGGGTCAAGCTCGACGACGCGCTCGAGGACGAGATCGAGGCCCGCCTCGGCGAGCAGTGGGACCGGCCCACCGGCGCCGGTGTCGGCCGGGTCACCCCCTACGGACCCCCGGTGGAGGAGTACGCCGCCCACCTGGTCGGCACCCTGGACGGGGAGCGTCCGCTCGCCGGCCTGCGCGTGGTGCTCGACTGTGCCCACGGCGCGGCCAGCGTGGTCGGCCCGAAGGCGCTCGCCGACGCCGGGGCCGAGGTGATCGCGATCGGTGCCGCGCCGGACGGGCTCAACATCAACGCCGGTGTCGGCTCCACGCACCTGGACCACCTCCGCGCCGCCGTGGTGGAGCACGGTGCGGATGCCGGCTTCGCCCTGGACGGGGACGCCGACCGCTGCCTGGCCGTCGATCATGCCGGCGAGGACGTCGACGGGGACCAGATCATGGCGATCCTGGCCCTCGCCCTGCAGGAGCGCGGACGGCTGGTGGCCGACACCCTGGTCGCCACGGTGATGAGCAACCTCGGCCTGATCCAGGCGCTGGACCGGGCGGGCGTCGCGGTGAGGCAGGCCGCGGTCGGTGACCGCTACGTCCTGGAAGAGATGCGCGCCGGCGGGTTCAACCTCGGCGGCGAGCAGTCCGGTCACGTGATCCTGCGCGACCACGCCACCACCGGTGACGGCGTGCTCACCGCACTGCACGTGATGCAGCGGATGGCCGCCTCCGGACGGTCGCTGGCCGAGCTGGCCTCCGTGGTGACCCGGTTGCCGCAGGTGCTGGTCAACGTCGCCGACGTGGACAAGGGGCGGGCCGGCAGCGACCCGGCCCTGCTCTCCGCCGTCGCCGCCGCGGAGGAGGACCTGGCCGGCTCCGGCCGGGTGCTGCTGCGACCGTCGGGCACGGAGGCGCTGGTGCGGGTGATGGTCGAGGCGCCGACCTCGGAGAAGGCCAGCGCGGTCGCCGCCTCGCTGGCCGACGTGGTCCGGGAGCGCCTCGCGCTCTGAGCCCTGGGCAGGGCGGGATCGCCCCCGGTCGGGTGGGATCTGGCCCGGCGGGCATCGCCTGACAGACTCGCCGCCATGAGTTCACCCCTGGTGGTGGAGGGTCTGACCAAGCAGTTCGGCCCGATCCGAGCCGTCGACGACCTGTCCTTCACCGTCCGGCCGGGCGCGGTGACCGGATTCCTCGGACCGAACGGGGCCGGGAAGACGACGACCCTGCGGATGCTGCTCGGGCTGACCCGCCCCACCTCCGGCCGCACGCTGGTCGGCGACCGTCCCTACGCCGACCATGCCCACCCCGGCCGGGTGGTCGGGGCGGCGCTGGAGGCGTCGAGCTTCCACCCGGGGCGCACCGGACGGGGCCACCTGGAGGTGTTCGCCCCGCAGACAGGGGTCTCCCGCGCCAGGTGCCGCGCTGTGCTGGAGGCGGTGGGCCTGGCGCACGCGGCCGACCAGCGGGTCGGCGGCTACTCGATGGGGATGCGGCAGCGCCTAGGGCTGGCCACCGCGCTGCTCGCCGACCCGCCGGTGATCGTGCTCGA from Nocardioides sambongensis includes:
- a CDS encoding GGDEF domain-containing protein; translated protein: MGLVLVLAAALFGIWTRASDSLASFWPANALLLGALVRWPGLRVTSVWVGAAAGLLVADLLTGSGLLLTLGLSAANLAGVVAGVLLVRRWSPSTRRLEHPRAVLELIVVCAAAALAAAVVGASVGVLLLDLSPWSAVQTWFSAEFATYLAILPVVLTVPAGDVSSAPGRGGRSGWGALFGPVLVLVPVLAAGIAVGGPGALAFSVPVLLWSALRGDVFVTSVLILLTTEWNLMALSSGLLDVGMGSAGTTAKVSLQLGVALTSMGPLMVAAATRAREDLLRSIRVLAEHDELTGVRNRRGFVSTAEVALAAAHAEGLPAALLMVDLDEFKAVNDRFGHDAGDALLRSVGVALADVTTSEDLVGRLGGEEFAVLVSGARAARADQLAHRVLDALRGIDAGPAGAVTASIGVALAGPDGPPSLSTLLVEADRRLYRAKRDGRNRVEAGG
- the rplM gene encoding 50S ribosomal protein L13, with the protein product MRTYAPKPGDIERAWLVIDATDVVLGRLATTTANLLRGKHKPIFAPNTDTGDYVIVVNADKVALSGTKRTDKMVYRHSGFPGGLTTTPIGEILDKDARKAIEKAVWGMLPKNRLGRQMIKKLKVYNGPAHPHQAQKAVPYEITKISQ
- the rpsI gene encoding 30S ribosomal protein S9 → MAETTNTEVEETYDVNEQGVAFTSESAASADVDARPATIAPAAATGRRKEAVARVRIVPGTGQWTVNGRTLDSYFPNKLHQQVVNEPFVAIGLEGRFDVIARIHGGGITGQAGALRLGVARALNAVDIDANRPALKKAGLLTRDARVIERKKAGLKKARKAPQYSKR
- the glmM gene encoding phosphoglucosamine mutase translates to MSIFGTDGVRGLANGQLTADLALGLGVAAARVLVAHTDERPTPAGRTRPLAVVGRDTRVSGQFLEHAIVAGLASAGVDVLRLRVLPTPGVAFLTDRLRADLGVMISASHNPMPDNGIKFLARGGVKLDDALEDEIEARLGEQWDRPTGAGVGRVTPYGPPVEEYAAHLVGTLDGERPLAGLRVVLDCAHGAASVVGPKALADAGAEVIAIGAAPDGLNINAGVGSTHLDHLRAAVVEHGADAGFALDGDADRCLAVDHAGEDVDGDQIMAILALALQERGRLVADTLVATVMSNLGLIQALDRAGVAVRQAAVGDRYVLEEMRAGGFNLGGEQSGHVILRDHATTGDGVLTALHVMQRMAASGRSLAELASVVTRLPQVLVNVADVDKGRAGSDPALLSAVAAAEEDLAGSGRVLLRPSGTEALVRVMVEAPTSEKASAVAASLADVVRERLAL
- a CDS encoding ABC transporter ATP-binding protein, yielding MSSPLVVEGLTKQFGPIRAVDDLSFTVRPGAVTGFLGPNGAGKTTTLRMLLGLTRPTSGRTLVGDRPYADHAHPGRVVGAALEASSFHPGRTGRGHLEVFAPQTGVSRARCRAVLEAVGLAHAADQRVGGYSMGMRQRLGLATALLADPPVIVLDEPTNGLDPEGITWMRGLLRQFAAEGRTVLVSSHLLREVEASVDDVVIIAQGRLRHASSLAQLRDRTSPATYVVAPDRAALAELARVNGWVTRPEQDGLVVQDVAAAEIGAAAHRAGVELHELARRDVGLEDLFLGLTRSATPGPSLGGGR